From one Actinomycetota bacterium genomic stretch:
- a CDS encoding ABC transporter ATP-binding protein has protein sequence MATTLPDQPSSLTTGGPVLSVKDLTVEFPTDDGIVHAVRGVSFDLHPRQVLGIVGESGSGKSVTSLAIMGLLPRSARIRGEVNYRGQNLIKVPDKEQSKIRGKHIAMIFQDPMTSLNPVYTVGWQLQEAILAHQDIGKDKAWARAVELLDIVGIPNAPERARNYPHEFSGGMRQRAVIAMSMTNDPDVIIADEPTTALDVTVQAQVLDTLRRVQENTSAGIVLITHDLGVVASMAHRVLVMYAGKPVEIGETDSIYYDPRMPYTLGLLGSLPRLDQQHDEPLTPIRGAPPSLINLPPGCPFSPRCPMSRPHCDAEEPPLRSVSGVDHVAACHYAEELAGDVAAAEVFETAETDTQAIEQLDQLGRLDEAKAELDQAEAAEEAERA, from the coding sequence ATGGCCACCACCCTTCCCGACCAGCCGTCCTCGCTCACCACCGGGGGGCCGGTGCTCTCGGTCAAGGACCTGACGGTCGAGTTCCCGACCGACGACGGCATCGTCCACGCCGTCCGCGGGGTCAGCTTCGACCTCCACCCACGGCAGGTGCTCGGGATCGTCGGCGAGTCCGGCTCCGGCAAGAGCGTGACCTCGCTGGCCATCATGGGGCTGCTGCCCCGTTCGGCCCGCATCCGCGGCGAGGTCAACTACCGCGGCCAGAACCTGATCAAGGTGCCCGACAAGGAGCAGTCGAAGATCCGGGGCAAGCACATCGCCATGATCTTCCAGGACCCGATGACCAGCCTGAACCCCGTCTACACGGTCGGCTGGCAGCTCCAGGAGGCGATCCTCGCCCACCAGGACATCGGCAAGGACAAGGCGTGGGCGCGGGCGGTGGAGCTGCTCGACATCGTGGGCATCCCCAACGCCCCCGAGCGGGCCAGGAACTACCCGCACGAGTTCTCCGGCGGCATGCGCCAGCGGGCCGTCATCGCCATGTCGATGACCAACGACCCGGACGTGATCATCGCCGACGAGCCCACCACCGCCCTGGACGTGACCGTCCAGGCCCAGGTGCTCGACACCCTGCGCCGGGTGCAGGAGAACACCTCGGCCGGGATCGTGCTCATCACCCACGACCTCGGGGTGGTGGCCAGCATGGCCCACCGGGTGCTGGTCATGTACGCCGGCAAGCCGGTGGAGATCGGCGAGACCGACTCGATCTACTACGACCCGAGGATGCCCTACACCCTGGGCCTGCTGGGGAGCCTGCCCCGCCTCGACCAGCAGCACGACGAGCCCCTCACCCCGATCCGGGGGGCGCCGCCGTCGCTGATCAACCTGCCCCCGGGCTGCCCGTTCTCGCCCCGCTGCCCGATGAGCCGCCCCCACTGCGACGCCGAGGAGCCGCCGCTGCGGTCGGTGAGCGGCGTGGACCACGTCGCCGCCTGCCACTACGCCGAGGAGCTGGCCGGGGACGTCGCCGCCGCCGAGGTGTTCGAGACCGCCGAGACCGACACCCAGGCCATCGAGCAGCTCGACCAGCTCGGCCGCCTGGACGAGGCCAAGGCCGAGCTCGACCAGGCCGAGGCGGCGGAGGAGGCGGAGCGCGCATGA
- a CDS encoding ABC transporter permease: MADTRPRPPAAQAPAGSAGDGPELQTTEHGVQVHEVAETSTEREFTVVRRSQTQMIIRRFMAHKLAVGSLIVFVLVVIVSLVGGRFWKYGYADITDEFSSPPSLEHPMGTDDIGHDSFAQVLRGAQKSVQVALMVAILATTIGAVIGALAGYYRGWIDSALMRFTDLVLTIPSIAILAVLAATVTEQAGNWFFIGLVLALLQWTYIARVVRGTFLSLREKEFVEAARALGASDARIMFRHLLPNATGSIIVNATITVAVAILIETALSYLGLGIRPPDTSLGLLISTGQQAATTRPWLFYFPGLIIVIIALTINFIGDGLRDAFDPTQTRVRA; encoded by the coding sequence ATGGCTGACACCCGACCCCGCCCACCGGCGGCCCAGGCGCCGGCCGGCTCCGCCGGCGACGGCCCGGAGCTCCAGACCACCGAGCACGGCGTCCAGGTCCACGAGGTGGCGGAGACCTCCACCGAGCGCGAGTTCACGGTCGTCCGGCGCAGCCAGACCCAGATGATCATCCGCCGGTTCATGGCCCACAAGCTGGCCGTCGGCAGCCTGATCGTGTTCGTCCTGGTGGTCATTGTCTCGCTCGTCGGCGGCCGCTTCTGGAAGTACGGCTACGCCGACATCACCGACGAGTTCTCCTCGCCGCCGTCGCTCGAGCACCCCATGGGGACCGACGACATCGGCCACGACTCCTTCGCCCAGGTGCTGCGCGGCGCCCAGAAGTCGGTCCAGGTGGCGCTGATGGTGGCGATCCTGGCCACCACCATCGGGGCGGTCATCGGAGCCCTGGCCGGCTACTACCGCGGCTGGATCGACTCGGCCCTGATGCGCTTCACCGACCTGGTCCTGACCATCCCGTCGATCGCCATCCTGGCCGTGCTGGCCGCGACCGTCACCGAGCAGGCCGGGAACTGGTTCTTCATCGGGCTGGTGCTGGCCCTGCTCCAGTGGACCTACATCGCCCGGGTGGTGCGCGGCACCTTCCTGTCCCTGCGCGAGAAGGAGTTCGTGGAGGCGGCCAGGGCGCTGGGGGCCAGCGACGCCCGGATCATGTTCCGGCACCTGCTGCCGAACGCCACCGGGTCGATCATCGTCAACGCCACCATCACCGTGGCCGTGGCCATCCTGATCGAGACCGCCCTCTCCTATCTGGGGCTCGGCATCCGGCCGCCGGACACATCGCTCGGCCTGCTCATCTCGACCGGCCAGCAGGCGGCCACCACCCGCCCGTGGCTGTTCTACTTCCCCGGCCTGATCATCGTGATCATCGCCCTGACCATCAACTTCATCGGCGACGGCCTGCGCGACGCCTTCGACCCGACCCAGACGCGGGTGCGTGCCTGA
- a CDS encoding ABC transporter permease, with amino-acid sequence MLSFIIRRLLIAIPLVLLSSVLVFLLVANSGDPLADLKGRNPPVPESTIEARERQLGLDKPLPTRYVTWLGNFVQGDMGKSIRGVEVRPLLWQRLKVTLRMVVLASIIAVILAIGAGVLSAVKQYTPTDYTFTFLGFLFLSMPVFWLAALLKEYGAIRLNALFGEQVVYTVGAETPNLTGSLGTKLADWAGHLILPTVALALISFAAWSRYQRATMLDVLGSDYIRLARAKGLSRSRVMTRHALRNALIPLVTVVAIDIGAVFGGAVITEKVFAWQGMGALLVQGVETSDVNILLAWLMVTSVLVILFNLIADVLYAVLDPRIRYG; translated from the coding sequence ATGCTCAGCTTCATCATCCGCCGGCTGCTGATCGCCATCCCGCTGGTCCTCCTCTCCTCAGTGCTGGTGTTCCTGCTGGTGGCGAACTCCGGCGACCCGCTGGCCGACCTCAAGGGCCGCAACCCGCCGGTGCCCGAGTCGACCATCGAGGCCCGTGAGCGCCAGCTCGGCCTCGACAAGCCGCTGCCGACCCGCTATGTGACCTGGCTGGGCAACTTCGTCCAGGGGGACATGGGCAAGTCGATCCGCGGGGTCGAGGTCCGGCCCCTGCTGTGGCAGCGGCTCAAGGTAACGCTGCGGATGGTCGTCCTGGCCTCGATCATCGCCGTCATCCTGGCCATCGGGGCCGGGGTGCTGTCGGCGGTGAAGCAGTACACGCCGACCGACTACACCTTCACCTTCCTCGGGTTCCTGTTCCTGTCCATGCCCGTGTTCTGGTTGGCGGCCCTGCTCAAGGAATACGGGGCGATCCGGCTCAATGCGCTGTTCGGCGAACAGGTCGTGTACACGGTCGGGGCCGAGACGCCCAACCTCACCGGCAGCCTCGGGACCAAGCTGGCCGACTGGGCCGGGCACCTGATCCTGCCGACCGTCGCCCTGGCCCTGATCAGCTTCGCCGCCTGGTCGCGCTACCAGCGGGCGACCATGCTGGACGTGCTCGGCTCCGACTACATCCGGCTGGCCCGGGCCAAGGGGCTGTCGCGCTCGCGGGTGATGACCAGGCACGCCCTCCGCAACGCCCTGATCCCGCTGGTCACCGTCGTCGCCATCGACATCGGGGCGGTGTTCGGCGGGGCCGTCATCACCGAGAAGGTGTTCGCCTGGCAGGGCATGGGGGCGCTGCTCGTCCAGGGGGTCGAGACCAGCGACGTGAACATCCTGCTGGCCTGGCTGATGGTGACAAGCGTGCTGGTCATCCTGTTCAATCTCATCGCGGACGTGCTGTACGCGGTGCTGGACCCGAGGATCCGCTATGGCTGA
- a CDS encoding ABC transporter substrate-binding protein, whose product IYPQPQLDLVQQVKQNPDITSEINFGLSFEHLTLNFKNEFLKELPVRQALAKAINRDEIVRRTVGQFDSKATRLDNRIYLTGQPEYVANAGEFATQDVAGAQKLLEGAGFTKGADGIYTKGGKKLSLRISTTAGNALREAQESLIQSQAKAAGIDIQIKNAPSDVFFETWLPEGNFDIANFAWVGTPFAISSTKALFTFPSDSNYGSYDNPKVKQLYDQAIAELDPATAADLGNQIDAQMWADMAIIPLYQKPTFIAWRNTFANIGDNSTQDGPFWNANLWGQKAA is encoded by the coding sequence ATCTACCCGCAGCCCCAGCTCGACCTGGTGCAGCAGGTGAAGCAGAACCCCGACATCACCAGCGAGATCAACTTCGGGCTCTCGTTCGAGCACCTCACGCTCAACTTCAAGAACGAGTTCCTGAAGGAGCTCCCGGTCCGCCAGGCCCTGGCCAAGGCGATCAACCGTGACGAGATCGTCCGCCGCACCGTCGGGCAGTTCGACTCCAAGGCGACCCGCCTGGACAACCGCATCTACCTGACCGGCCAGCCCGAGTACGTCGCCAACGCGGGTGAGTTCGCCACCCAGGACGTCGCCGGGGCGCAGAAGCTGCTCGAGGGCGCCGGCTTCACCAAGGGTGCCGACGGCATCTACACCAAGGGCGGCAAGAAGCTCTCGCTGCGCATCTCCACCACCGCGGGCAACGCGCTCCGCGAGGCGCAGGAGTCGCTGATCCAGAGCCAGGCCAAGGCGGCCGGCATCGACATCCAGATCAAGAACGCCCCGTCGGACGTGTTCTTCGAGACCTGGCTGCCCGAGGGCAACTTCGACATCGCCAACTTCGCCTGGGTCGGCACGCCGTTCGCGATCTCCTCGACGAAGGCGCTGTTCACCTTCCCGAGCGACTCCAACTACGGCAGCTACGACAACCCGAAGGTCAAGCAGCTCTACGACCAGGCGATCGCCGAGCTGGACCCGGCCACGGCCGCCGACCTGGGCAACCAGATCGACGCGCAGATGTGGGCCGACATGGCGATCATCCCGCTGTACCAGAAGCCGACCTTCATCGCCTGGCGCAACACCTTCGCCAACATCGGCGACAACAGCACCCAGGACGGGCCCTTCTGGAACGCCAACCTGTGGGGCCAGAAGGCCGCTTAG